The Legionella jordanis genomic sequence GAGCTCATGCAAATTGCCAGCGCCCTTACTCTTTTATCAACCCCAATGTCACCCGTTACTGAATTTCATTCAAACACTGGATTTCAATTTTCTGTTCACTCAAGCAGCGAATTAGCCCAAAAACCTGCAATTGATTATCGCAATGACAGCGAAAGCATTTATCAAAAGTTAGAGGAATGGAAAGAGTCTTACGCGAGAACTCATGCAACCATTTCCCAGGAAGGGCAAAAGGCTTTGAATTTTGAAAAATTAGGCCATGTGTTGCTTTTAGCAGCCCTGAAATCGCAAGAATCCAATGGACAATCCACAGTACCACATCCTTCGTTCAACCTGGCAATCTCATGTTTCCAAAGAGCCGCACAACTAGCCCCCGCGAGCAGGGATGGCCTAGTCCCAAACCCGAGTTTGAGGCTTGAAAAATTGTCGACACAGTATGCCGATTTATTGCACTGCTTTCTTCCTTTACTCAATCAAGGGAAGACCTCGCCATTGATTGCCTATAGCCATTTCAGCAAGAACATACCAAGCCCAGAAAGGTATCTGTTTACTTTTGGAGCGCTGTTAAATCAAAACCCTTTAATTCGCTTAAACGGAACCTCAGAAAAAGAGGCCGTCGAAAAAATCGTGGAATGTTTGTGTACACATTGTTCTCATCAGGATTACTCGCAAGTAATACGTTTCTGTTCGGATTCCTTTAGTGCAGCGAGCAAACACTTGGCAAAAATGTGGTAACAATTAATTTAGAAAACAAACAGAAAATGGATTTTCTGTTATGGATTAGTCTTAAACTGTAGTCATTGCATCTAGGAAAGGGTATGACCTCGAATTAATGTACTGTTTTGTTTCTTATAAATAATTAGCAAATTTCTGCCAGACCGATCAAACCTGCTTGATTAATACGCTCCCAAAATTGTTCCCACCGACCTTTGGTTGATATTAGCGCTCTTAAATGCAGAACCATTGAAATACCCTGATTTTTCCACTTCATTCCTGATTGGCAGAGGCGTTGTTTAATGAGAGTCTTGCAAGCCGCTTCGGTAACCCCCGAGCCAATGGGCAAATTGTTCATTTGATAAAAGTTATAATCCATTCGTTGCCTTTGATTTTTAAAATAAGTAATTGCACTTTTTAGTTTGTCAACAAGCCCCTGTTTTTGTCTATTGGGTAGCATGTTACTCATTTCACTAAGCAATTGGGAGGCTGCATTAAACTCATGTTTTAATCGGTGACAGGCTAAATCGAGCCAAATTTTCCGCAGTGAAGTATCGATTGGATGCATGGCATGAGAAGCTTGTGCAAGATATTCAGTTGCATGAAAAAAATCGAGCACTTGATATTGGGTATGGCTCTCTAAAAAATCCCAATTCACTCGTGCACCATCAGCAATACCCACATAGGTTGCGTTAGGGTATTGCAATTTAATGCGGTACACCTCTCGCTCAAGACGCTCCAAAAAGTTCGCCTTGCCATATTCTGGCGCTGCCCCTAAATAAATAGTATGCAATCGTTCTCCAATCTTATTATACAAAGTAATTGTTCCTGTCATGGCTTCTCGCCAACCTTCATTGACCATGAGCACACAAGTACCATCAAGACTCACAGATACCGTGCTAACGACGTCATCAATTTTAGGCGTTTCATACATCCAGTCTGCTTCCACAGCTTGAGCAATTGAGCCCACCACATCCACAATATTTTGTAGAAAAGAACGGGCTACTGGACGGCCATGATTGGTTTTAAAATCATCCATGACCTCTTGTGCACTGAGTTGTGAGTATTTACTAGAAACTTGTTTAGCAAAGCGTGGCGTTGAACTGATAAGAGTTCGTGCTCGTTCATCTAAAGGACAGTAGGTTTTTCCTCCAGATGAGGTTTGATAAACGTAACGCTCCAAATGAACAGCACCATAAGGTGTCTCATAACATTTTCGGACTTTCCCCTTGCTTGTCATCCGAACATTGCCTATTTGAATAGGTGCCCCAGTGGTATCAAACCGCTTTAATGCCTCTGCTGTTGCAAGACTCCCCACTTCATTGACTGCGGATTGAATGGCCTCCTCCATATTCAGCATGGAGCCATCAAGTTTAACCCGTACTTGCAACACTAATTCATCACCATTTACAGCAATCACTTC encodes the following:
- a CDS encoding ISKra4 family transposase; the protein is MAEVIAVNGDELVLQVRVKLDGSMLNMEEAIQSAVNEVGSLATAEALKRFDTTGAPIQIGNVRMTSKGKVRKCYETPYGAVHLERYVYQTSSGGKTYCPLDERARTLISSTPRFAKQVSSKYSQLSAQEVMDDFKTNHGRPVARSFLQNIVDVVGSIAQAVEADWMYETPKIDDVVSTVSVSLDGTCVLMVNEGWREAMTGTITLYNKIGERLHTIYLGAAPEYGKANFLERLEREVYRIKLQYPNATYVGIADGARVNWDFLESHTQYQVLDFFHATEYLAQASHAMHPIDTSLRKIWLDLACHRLKHEFNAASQLLSEMSNMLPNRQKQGLVDKLKSAITYFKNQRQRMDYNFYQMNNLPIGSGVTEAACKTLIKQRLCQSGMKWKNQGISMVLHLRALISTKGRWEQFWERINQAGLIGLAEIC